GATGTTGACTTATCGATTCGAGATGAGGGAACCGACTCTAGTCGATAGGGGACTGGAGTTAGACATTGTTTATTCATATTTTTTAATAAGGAGGTTTCAAACATGATCGAATTAACCGGTCATTCTTTAACTATCGAACAGGTTAAAAAAATCTGTTATGACAAAGAAAAAATTCAAATCTCAGCGGCTTCTGTAGAAAAAGTGAAACAAAGCAGGAAAGCCGTGGAAGATATTGTTTCGAACTGCCGAACGATCTATGGCATTAACACAGGGTTTGGGAAATTTAGTGATGTGAAAATTTCCGAAGAAAAAGTAAACGAATTGCAGCTTCATTTGATTCGTTCTCATGCTTGCGGCGTTGGGGAACCATTTCCCGAGATTGTTTCACGTGCCATGATTTTGCTCCGTTTGAACGCCCTACTAAAGGGGTTTTCAGGAATTCGAATGGAAGTCATTCTGCTCTTAACGAATCTAGTAAACAAAGAAATTCATCCCGTAATTCCTCAACAAGGATCCCTCGGGGCATCTGGGGATTTAGCTCCTCTCTCCCATCTTGCTCTGGTCCTTATTGGAGAAGGAGAAGTCTACTATCAAGGAGAACGGAAACCAACGATGGAGGTTTTCCGAAAAGAATCTATCACGCCTATTCAGTTACAGGCGAAAGAGGGTCTAGCTTTAATCAATGGGACCCAAGCGATGACGGCTATGGGAGTGATCACCTATATCGAGGCAGAGCAATTGGCCTATCAAACAGAGTGGATTTCAGCTATGACCATGGAGGGACTCGAAGGAATCATAGACGCCTTTCATCCATATATTCATGAAGCAAGAGGATATCCAGAGCAAATCGCCGTTGCGGAAAGAATGAGAACACTTTTAGAAAATAGCAAACTCGTAACTAAGCAAGGAGAAAAGCGAGTTCAGGATGCCTATTCGTTACGATGCATCCCACAGGTACATGGCGCATCATGGCAATCCCTTGATTATGTAAAAGAA
This Bacillaceae bacterium S4-13-56 DNA region includes the following protein-coding sequences:
- the hutH gene encoding histidine ammonia-lyase, which gives rise to MIELTGHSLTIEQVKKICYDKEKIQISAASVEKVKQSRKAVEDIVSNCRTIYGINTGFGKFSDVKISEEKVNELQLHLIRSHACGVGEPFPEIVSRAMILLRLNALLKGFSGIRMEVILLLTNLVNKEIHPVIPQQGSLGASGDLAPLSHLALVLIGEGEVYYQGERKPTMEVFRKESITPIQLQAKEGLALINGTQAMTAMGVITYIEAEQLAYQTEWISAMTMEGLEGIIDAFHPYIHEARGYPEQIAVAERMRTLLENSKLVTKQGEKRVQDAYSLRCIPQVHGASWQSLDYVKEKLEIEMNAATDNPLIFDDGETIISGGNFHGQPIALAMDFMKIAIAELANISERRIERLVNPQLNDLPPFLSPNPGLQSGAMIMQYAAASLVSENKTLAHPASVDSIPSSANQEDHVSMGTIAARHCYSILENTRRVLAIELICALQATEYKGASQMAPATQKLWREARKVVPSITEDRIFSKDIEGLTEWLKGFDFEWKNSKVEASAI